The Nicotiana tomentosiformis chromosome 2, ASM39032v3, whole genome shotgun sequence genome includes the window ATCATTCCTTctgttggaaactaaattcaaTTACGTACGTTACACCCCTTGATTTCTACTATTTCTCTTTCTCATCATAATTCGAACACACAAATTGTCAAGCCCAAGTCTTAGAATATGCAGAACGGTGCAGAGACCTATCGACGAATCGCCACCATCTCAGCTCACCTTTACCCTTCTCCTTCTTCTCATCAGGTTTCTATTTTTCTCTTTATTCTCTTCCCTTTCCTATTCCACTTTTGCATTCCTTTAGAATTAATCaattagtagtagtagtagtagtggcgAAACGGATCCAGACTTAAATAGCAAAATACCATTGAATTCGTTCTTACTTTTAACTTACTCTTCTCTACTTTTCTTAAGAAAAAAGGATTTAACTCGTACAAAATGTATCCTTACAACTTTTGGTGGTAAACATATCAtgaaaaagtttaaagttcatagttttcaattttgtttttaaaaagggtcattttttaaaaacaattagaAGGAAAGAATGCCATATAAAATAGAATCGCGGGAATGTAAGTTTATATTTTTAACACATTAGGTGATCTCTATGTTGCTTTCTTAATTCATTTACTACTAATTCTTAGTATGTTTTTGCACTCGGAATTTTCAATTAATAAGGAAAGAATGCCATATAAAATAGAATCGCAGGAATGTAAGTTTATATTTTTAACACATTAGGTGATCTCTATGTTGCTTTCTTGATTCATTTACTACTAATTCTTAGTATGTTTTTGCACTCGGAATTTTCAATTAATAAGGAAAGAATGCCATATAAAATAGAATCGCAGGAATGTAAGTTTATATTTTTAACACATTAGGTGATCTCTATGTTGCTTTCTTGATTCATTTACTACTAATTCTTAGTATGTTTTTGCACTCGGAATTTTCAATTAATCATACATACTGATTTTGTTGTGTGTTTAAAACATACGTGCATTTGGGGCTTAAGATGGAGGGAGGTGTGGGTTTGAGCCGAGCTAATTGCAGGGCGAAAGGGGGTTCTCCGGGATTCAAAGTCGCGATCTTGGGTGCTGCAGGAGGTATTGGTCAGCCACTTGCTATGCTTATGAAAATGAATCCACTGGTGTCGGTTTTGCATCTCTATGATGTTGCTAATACTCCTGGTGTAACTGCTGATATTAGCCACATGGACACTGGTGCTGTGGTAATTTCTCTCCCTATTCACCTTCTTTTTGTAAAAAGGAAGTGCCGGATGTTTAAGCATATACTAGTATACGtttcattattattttattttcaataaatgTGAAAACTTTACTGTGAAGTGAAGCATGGAGTGAAGAATTAGACTAGTTAAAGAAAATAGAGTTATCAAAAGAGATGATAGCAAAGTTGATAACAAAGATTATATAACTATTGTAATTGCATTAATACTTGTTGCGTGCAGAAAAAAATCCTAGCCATTATGAGATACAAGTGAAGCAGCTTGAATATAAAGACAGTTGATGAATTGGAGAAACAAAATGAATGGAGTGAGATTAGACAGGATTGTGGTGCCTAAATTCAGATAATTCTAATGTTTAGAGTCAATCTTCCAAAAGAATGACATTGTAGATGAAGATATAGCACGTAGAATAAAAATATGATGACTGAAATGGAGATTGCTATTTTCGTGTTATACAATAGGAATTAGGGAGATAACCTGTAGACATAAACTAATAAGTACGTTTTATAGTGCAGTTAAGAGATTAGCAATGTTATTGGAAGTGAATGTGGGGTTTCTAACGGCCTACATATCCACAAGATGAATTCGTAAAAGTGCGATTGTTACAATGGATGTATGACTATACAAGGTTGGACAAAATCAGAGATGATCATATCTCATCAAAGGGTATAATTTAGCATATATAatggaaggggagccttggagcaatggtaaagatatctccgtgtgacctataggtcaagGGTTCAAGCCGTTGAATTAGCCATTGATGCTTGCATcagggtaggctgcctacatcacacccctttcggtgtggcccttccccggaccctgcatGAACGcaggatgctttgtgcaccgggctgcccttttcaATGGACAAAATGAGAGGTGGTCTCCTTTATCAAAAAAATGAGAGTGGTCTCTTAAGATGTTTAGTATGTTATATGTAGATCTCCAGATGCACCGGTTCATAGGTGCAATAATATGATAGAAGACGGTAAAAGGATACAAGGTAGACCTAAAATCATATAGAGAGAACTTGTCCAAAAAGACATACAATCTTTCAGAAGCGAATAGTAGACTCTATTAAGAAATAAAACATAGGAAAGTAAAGGATTCATGTAGGCGATATGAACTAGTTGGAATAATGGTTAGTGGTAAGGTTTACACTCATAGTAGATCCTTTGTTTGTCAGAAATCTTTTTGCTATGGTTAAGACTTATATTTGTGAACTAAAATAAGGAGATTTGAACTTTTAGCTTTAGAGAAATCCTACTTTGCATCAAAAGGCTAATTATTTAGTACTCCCTCTGTCTCTTATTATGTGTCGTGTTTCCCTTTTacacgccccttaagaaatattaattaggaaaGAGATTGGACTATTctacccttatttatgtcttaagtaatttctcttcattgaatatttattctatttatgtattatttccATCTTCAAGAACTATTATTAAGGGTAAAACAggaaaaaataatcaattttgtcttgaacttctaaaatgacaaataatttgagacaactatttttagtaaccacGACTGTTAATATGAGACAGAGGGAGTATTGGAGTGCAATGTACCTAAATTGAGCAGAATGAACAAGAAGTTTTTATAGCCAATCTCCACTAATTTGGGATAGAGGCTTCTTTGTAACACTTGTGGGATAAAGGCATAGTTGATTGACTGTTATTAAGCCTTACCAGCCTATTGCATTAAGCAGAAGCATCCTTTCAAAGTCTTCTGAGGTAGATTAATCTGAAATTACTAAAAAGTTTTGAGCTTCTAGGTAGGACTCAATAAAGTGATTTCTAGATCAACCAAAATATATGGTGAAAAATCAAATAATCTGCTGAGATGTTAGAAGAGAGAAAACTAACATAGCAAACAGAAAATTGATTGGACGATTAAACATCGAAAGTCAAATTGATGCTAATATGCGAATAAGAGGGGCGTTAGCTAGTGGCCTTTTTGTCCCCAATGGCTGTCTTCGGGCATGTAGACCCAAACTCAGTGGCGAAGCCACATGGTCACAAGTCGTCGAAAAATTGCACtgtgtatataggtaaaatattacgttttagaggtatataatacatattgaacaccctttgttgggaattttttttcacttctttctAATTTGAATACCCTTGGAAAAATTCCTAGCTTCGCTACTGCCCAAACTTAAACGAAGACGAACCCCAACGTCGCCCTTTACAACACTGTTCTGCGTTGCAAGTCTAGATACTTGCTTACGTCTGAGATATAGCCCATACTATAATGTTGTGTTCTTTTCTAGCTATGACAAGGGATATTATAATGTCTTTAAACAATTAACTTAAGTATGTTGATTTCCAGGTACGTGGTTTTCTAGGGCCTCAACAATTGGAAGATGCTCTCACTGGCATGGACCTTGTAATAATCCCTGCTGGTGTTCCTAGAAAACCAGGCATGACAAGAGATGATCTTTTCAACATCAATGCAGGAATTGTGAGGACTTTATGTGAAGGAATTGCCAAGTGCTGCCCTAAGGCCATTATTAACATAATTAGTAATCCTGTAAACTCTACAGTACCGATTGCTGCAGAGGTTTTCAAGAAGGCTAGCACCTTTGATCCCAGGAGACTTTTGGGTGTGACTATGCTTGACATTGTCAGAGCCAATACATTTGTGGTATTCAAAGCTTTCTAAACTGTTTCTTTTCCGCATTTTACCTCCTTCCACTTCCCTTTGAGCAGAGTAGCTACTCAATGCTTAAAAAGATAGAAGCGGATACACAAGTGAACCAATCATTAGCAGATTACCTCTGCTTTTCTTGACTGCCTATTTGGGCCAAAAATTGGTAGAGCCATGTTATTAGCTCCATCCAGCAAATTGTTTTTGATCATTCCCAAAATGATGTCCAAATTCCTGAATGAAAAATTCATCCGCTGTTCATTTTCTCTTGTATATCTTACCTGCTCAAATGCTAATGGACACCCTTCTTTAATCTTGTAAATCAAACTTATCGAAAAGTCAACTTTATATCTATTTTAGATCAATTTTCCTCGTAAATACATTGTAATTTCACTGTTACTCTTAATACCTGTACTAGGCCAAACCTAGAAAATTTTGATGAAGTACTATTGTTACTGTCTGGAGTACAACTGATTTTAACCTTGTTCATTTTAAAACTCTAGTAGCACCATATACTGCTTCTTTTTATGCTTCACAGACCTGTTGCATTATTGACCTTGTGTACAAGAATAAATAGATTACAAGGACTCGGAGGTAATGTAGTATATTCCTGGTCTGAGACTCATATATCAGGCATCTGATCCTGGTATAATCAATGTGAAAGATATATACCTGAACAATGCTTAACATTATATTGTTATAGTCTCAAGAATACTCACAAAAATGACATTGATGGTTGTGTGCAACTGTGCTTACCAACTGAACACTCTTTCAGTTGTGCTTTGACATTTGATGTCGATCATCTGCCTGATCTAATCTGTTTCATGTCATGAAGGCTGAAGTTTTGGGGCTTGATCCTAGGGAAGTGGATGTTCCAGTTGTGGGGGGCCATGCTGGGGTTACAATTCTACCTCTTCTTTCCCAGGTTTGGCAAACTTTGTTCAAACTGATTTTACCTGGTTCACAGGATCTTAGTAACCTAGAATTTCTTTTCACTTATCTAATGTTATTCAGGTTAAGCCTTCTTGTTCTTTTACCCCAGAGGAAACTGAATACTTAACATCTCGTATACAAAATGGTGGAACGGAGGTTGTTGAGGTAAGATAAAATTGAAGGTTTGTTAAATTAGTCTTTTTGCTTATTAAAGTGAAACATTTATTGTGCCTGGTTGGTACTTGGCACGATGCTTGTCCTGTAATGTTTTTGTTCTTCATAAACCTTATTGCATAATGTTTTTGTTATTTATATTTGACTTATCATAGACTTTCTACTGGTAGAGGTTTGTTTGACTTCAGATATTCATTGAAAACTTGCCCTGATCTTTGGGCAGGCAGAGAGTACTATTTCATGAACTGGTCCATATTACATGTTGGCCCATCATCTCTGAAACCATATTTTTACCCATATTGTCTTTTGCCTTCACCGACAAAAGCAGTTTTTGATAAACTTACTTCACCCTTTCTAAGAATGTTCAGCCATGTGTTTCCTGACACTGCACTTTTAGATGTCACAATTACAACCTAGAGGGGGTTTCAGTCCTTACTCTGAACGATTGCATTACTCTCACTTCCTCCTCTCACAGTAGTATATATTGACAAGGGACAGTCCTTATCTTCCACTTCTAATATGCAGTGCTAGCCTGTCCAGCATCATATCTCAGCTCCATTGCCATAAGCTGTGGTCTCTCTCCTGGATTGATTTATCTTCTCTCTCCATCATCCTCCCTTTTCCTTGCTACTCTCCTCTTGTAAACAAGGAAAATTTCTGGATGGTATTGGTCATGGTTTATATTGCTGTCATAACACCACAAATTACTGACTAAGCTAACCCCATTGGTGGAATTCATCTTTTGCTGAATGGACATGGTGCTCATTTTTGCAGGCAAAAGCTGGTACTGGTTCGGCAACTCTCTCTATGGTTAGAGCAACTTTGCACTCTTTATTTAATTTTCCCTTTTATTACAGTTGACAGTTCATATCATCCACGGTGATGCCAAATCATAAGTTTGTCCTAACATTACAGGCATATGCTGCGGTTAAATTTGCTGACGCATGTTTGCATGGATTGAGAGGAGATGCTGGCATTGTAGAATGTGCCTTTGTGTCTTCTCAGGCATGTATATTAGATCTTCTGCTAAATTTTCTCTACAGCATGTATTTGTTTACATCTCATGACATTGTCGTGGATACAGAAACCTCGGGTTTTCATGACAGTTAGTAATGGTTAATCATCTTTCTAGGTGACTGAGCTTCCATTTTTCGCATCAAAAGTACGGCTTGGCCGTAACGGAGTTGAAGAAATATACCCTCTTGGTCCCCTAAATGAATACGAGAGGTTAGTATTCTGATCAATCACCTTTTGAAATTACTGCCGTGTAATTGTGATGTTATTCATTAAAAAACTGGTTAGAATTTTCTCAACTACTGAATTTTGCAGGACTGGGCTTGAGAAGGCAAAGAAAGAGCTGGCAACAAGTATTCAGAAGGGTGTCGCCTTTGTAAAGAAATGAGCAGACAGCTAAATGACTTCCAAAAGATGCTTTTATGTGGCCATATATCTCAAATCCGCAGTTCCAGAAAATAAGAGTAGTTTCTTTGTTGTATTGAAGGGCACATCCTGTTCTACTTTTCTATAGATTGATTGCTTTGGTGCAGAAAATAAATGTAGTATCTGGTCATGTAAAATAATAAGTCCCCAGTTCATCTTAGACTTGCAAAGTCTTACATCTTTGAAGGAAGGTTCGTTATGGACTTTTTGACAGTATAGATATTAAAAGTCTCGAGTATCTTTTGTCTTATTTGTCGAAACCATTATCCTCATTATCAACCCATAGTACCATGTTTCAACACTCTTTCCTATTAGTTTTAGTATAATAATAATTTTCTCGACCAAAGCTAGTTAGTAATGCACATTGTCTTTGTAGAATGCACTTGTAACCCTACTAAACAGATTTGATATACGGATTTTGATAAAGCTGTTGCAGCAAAGAACATAAGACACTATAATGCAGTAGAGTTCAAAGCTATCAGCTGTCCATTTTTATTCCAGAATTGGTAGTGCATATAGTGGCCTAGAAGCAAAGTACTGAAAAGATTAAAAACAAATCTGAAGTAACATCAGATATTATTACTCCCTCAGTTTACTTAGACACAAACTTTAATAAAGAGAAACTTTTATAAAGAAGAAAGTAGTGCCAATCTTTTTGGATCAGAGGGagtactatttattattatttctattttCAAACTTGTTAGTTGAAATGAGAAATTCAAAAAGCCACAACAAAGACTGAAGTCTAATTTTTgagcaatttcaagtaatcctTCATACTGTTGCATTATTTCATGAAAAAGAAGCTAGCAGTCACCGAGCCAAGCTAAGTGTAGTTCTGGTTTGAGCACATGGTTTGGCGGAAGAAGAGCGAGTTACTGAAACCTATTCTTCTTCTCGAAAGATCAAATTCGACGAGGTTGTCCTGCATTTGATACGCACCAATGACAATTCCTTGTCCCCAATCTCGAGTACGTCGTTCCACAAAGGCTAGACATATGACATCCTCGTTAACTTTTACCAATGAGTTCGCTCCAGTAATTCTCCAATTCACATTTTTCTTGTCGAGAGCGACGTTGATTTCAGGAGCATTGAAGCCAAGGCGTGATATACCAATATCTCTTGAGTTAAAGCAAGTTGTAAAGGGTTCAACTGGAGGGACAGATCTAACCTCTTTTGGCATCTCATTAACAAAGGCTTTTGTTATGGCATTGTAAATAGAAGGCAACATTATAGTATAAGGTACAGCCGTGCTAATACTCGTGCCAAATCCATTTTTCAATGAGAGTAATGTTTTATTAAGTGGCACATTTTTACCATTGATGCTAATGGATGAAACTTTTATATAGTACTCAGAGGACTTTTTATCTCGCACAATGTCATAGGGGCTGGTAAGTATGGGAGTATAAATAAGATCTCGTGAGGCATCAATGGcactattaagcaaataagggCTGTTTCCAATGAAGATTATACCATTTCGTTCAGTTGATGAGCTCAAGCAAATGGCAAATTTTCGGCTGAATTTAAAAGCTGATGCAAATTGAGCAGGAACTGATACCGCACTTTGGTGTCCAAAACCAACCGTTCCTTTAACATCTTTACCGAGATCTTGAGTTACATATGATCCTGCGCAGCTGAATATAAACTTTGGAATGGTTGCAACAGGGCCTGGAAAACAATAGGTCAGAAGTTTTAACAAGAGGATTCAAAAGAGAGTTCAAGTCCTATACGTACTACGGTGTAAACATTATTTACATAATTATGTCATTTATAAGATAATAGGAAGTAAATATTTATGATAAACATGTAATATATTGTTAATTAGTTGATACAAATGATCATTAACTTGCTATTATAGGTTAAACTACACTGATATAAAAGAGTATTTTTTACCATCACTACATATAATTTATATCCTTCCGAATATATATAAGAACACTACACCCTGGGTGCATTCTTGCACCCTAAAGCTATCTGTAAACTATCTTTACCACTTCATTTATGTCAAGAACATTAGATAATATACACACAACACACACAAAAAGTATGTTATTATCTTgctaaatataaaattttaaagcaGAAAATTCAAGTGAACATCCTTCATTAAATATATAGTTCCGTCCTTATACCTGGAAAAGATTCGTTAATGGATTGGATTGACAAAACATCATCGGCGATTTCTCCACTTGTTAAGATTTCAACAAGCGGGTTTTCAACATGGTTATAGCATGCATCTTTGTTACATCCCGGACCACGTTGTACAAATCCCAGAAGACATTCTCCACATTGTGTGGTGCTAGCTAGTTTGCATTGTTTTGACTTGCAACGAGATGGCTTGTAAGTTGAGCTTTTGTAACCATTTTCACAATCAACCCATAGGCTATCACCAGCAAGATGGATAGCGAGTTTAAGGGGAACCAAAGGTGTTCTTTGTTGAATTTCAGTTATGTATTGTAGGCTGGAGGGGTCTTTTTTCACTGCAAGAAATAGAGTTTTAGGATGAAAAGTGGTTTTAGCTAGGCAATTAGTGGATATTATTATGAGAAGAAAGCAATAAAATGGAAAGAGAGAGTAGTAGATGGAGTACGACATCATAATATGGAAATTTGATGATAAAGGAAAATAAGCAAATGATTTTATGTGAAATCTTGGTTTCAATAGGCAATGTATTTATAGCTATATGATTTTTAAAAGTGGTGAAGTGGTGAGCGCACTCGGGAAGTAGGTGGCATTTTTGACCGTTTAATACCAGAATGATTCATCTCAAATTGTTTAAAAACATCTCTTGTATTTTGTTCTCAACTTGTGGACTCGGTATTTCACATGGGCCAATCCATGGCATTTCCCGTTGGAAGAGCAATGAAATTTCATAAAGACAAGATACATCATTTATTACTACATGCTTCAATTTTTTAAACAAAAGCTAATTTCCTTCTTTCAGTGCCCAATAATTGATTGCTTAGGTTTTAAATCATCAAAGTTTATATTCTCACTTTTACTTGTACTACATTATTGATTTTGCACAcctcttaaaaaataataaataaagtgtctaatttatcatgatacccatattaattaatgtatatttataataaatttgaaaaaataatttaaaatgtcTTATCTTGATATACAAAAAGtgataaataaaagtaaaaatctatttttagaatactggacaagtaaaagtgaacgaagGGTATTATTCAAGcaaaagaaattttaaaaaatcacaCTGCTTTGAAATAATTAATTCTCACATGTATAACTAGACAGGATTAGCAATTGAGGCTTCTTTTCCACTTCTTTCACAAACGGTCCCCTTTCTTGACTATTTCGACTAGTTTCTTTGTTCCTTGTCATCTAATTCGCGAAAATTAATAATTCCTACTATTTATAACAATTGACCATTTTTCTTTTGGCATATTCAATAAGGAAATACGAACTCGTAAAAAAAAAATGTATTCACTAAATTAATcttaattaattgttacattGACAGATTAGATAagacaaattttgaaaaaataaaattaattccttcttgattatgtaaatcaacacttattttggatcaaaataaaaaataaaatagtcACTTATTATGGATCGGATGAAGTAtctaatattttaaatataagagATTAACCGCACTTCACATGGAAGTTTTTCTTCTCCCCTTCTTTTGGTTTGAATTATTGTTATCAGTACCATCGATCAATTTAATAGTCTTCGAAACTGAAACTCTTCTGGATATTAAAATGTTTTCCTATTCTAAGGCGAAGATCATGTTCAGAGATATGAATTTTATACGGTCTcgcaatttttttatatttaaggTTCTTGAGAGCTGTTCTCTTTTTAAGATCTGCCACTACTTAGGATACTTTTTTATTTTACTCGAAATATTTCCACGTTTCACAATTAGTTAGATTCACCGACGAGCTTTGCACTCCTTATTTCactttataatttaatttatttaggctaataatattattaaatttgtaaaaactgaagaaatGGAGCTCCAATGGTGATCTCCAGAAGGTTCTGTGAGAGAAGGTTATAGAAAAAAATATGTCAGCTAATCCTAACACTCCTAACAAAATGTAACTAACTTTTTTTTTAGAACACGACATTTTATTCATTACTAGAGACCATATAGGGAGATATATAACTGGATTGACTCCACTACTTCTTAAGATAGTAGAAGCAGAGTTGTTCAACATGGCCAAATTATTCATAACACTAACACTGGTAGTAGTAGTAGCGCCATTAGATCTAAGATGGATGACGGGTGGATTTATCGCACTAAAACATTAAGGGGTCTAACGTGATCACAATTTGGGATAGTGGAACAGTGCATATACTCTAAGGCACGTGCATAGACGAGATTGCAGGTAAGTGGTTGGCATAATCTATGGAATGCATTACTATTTCTATTAATCCATAGATGCCAAAGTGCAAATGGAAGGAAGTCTTCCCATGATATTGAATGAAGCAGATTTTGTGGGGTCTGAGGCATTAATCCAGTGTAAATTTTGGTGGTTTAACGAAGTGGTGTCCAGTCCAATTTCATTCCAGAAATGAAATGCATTGGGTGAAGGAAGATGTGAACAATGGTTTCTTCTTCTTGTTGACAAATAGTGCACATAGGACCAATATGTATGTCAATATGGTTAAGATACGGCCTTATAGGGAGTCTATTGTGCATACATTGCCAAAGGTAGTGCTTAATTTTATTGAGAGTATTAAGGTTCCTAATCTATTGAATGCAGCTACGTCATAACTAAATTTGGTTGAGTAGATAAGGGGTAGGGTTGATTTGGTGGAAAAAGAAGCCATTTGAGGTTAGGAATAAACTAGGGGTATCTGTACTAACCTAGGGGTATCCCTTTTTTTAAACCTAGGGGTATTTGTTGTAACATCACTACGTGTAAGTCCTCAGAGTGGATAGTATTAATAATATAGTCGGGTAGATCAAAGGATAACATGGATAGTTCCCAGTTATTATTTTTCTACACATTGCTAACCCTAAGGTTAGATTCATTAAGGGTTAAAGGGCCAtaaattataacgacccgaccggtcgtttcgagagttatagccataTTTTCcacatttctgcttccttttgtgctttttagctatattatgatatatcatgttagttggttcgggtccggagtggtttcggagtgggttgagacacttagtctctaaagtagaagcttaagttgaaaaagtcaatcggacgttgacttatgtgtaaacgacctcagatttgaattttgatggttctgttagctccattaggcgattttggacttaggggcgcgtccggaatgtgatttggaggtccgtagtggaagtaggcttgaattggcgaaagttggaaatttggcgatttcgatcggcagtggaaaatttgatatcggggtcggaatggatttccggaaattggagtaggttcgtggtgtcatttgtgacgtgtgtgtaaactttgaggtcatttggacgtggtttggtaggtttcgacgtcgtttgtggaattcggaagtttagaagttcttaggcttcgACGTCGTTTTTGGTAGGACTGAATGAAGTCGTTCtctgggctgatggatcattggtgcaaacctttggtatttatcacatttttgaacaaactccttagtgtctttttccatgcaatcccagtagtatcctgctctaatgattttgtgaattagttattcggcgccggagtggttcccacaagtgccttcgtgtACCTCTCGTAAAATATAATCGGTGTCTCATGGTCCTaaacatactgccaatggtccatcgaatatccttctgtataatgttccatcttcagccaacaggaatcgagcagctttggtttgtagggccctcgattctttagggttcgatgagaattttccgttcttcaagtattcaatatacttattcctctaatcccaggttaagcttgtagaatttatttcggcatgaccttcctagattatggatctcgagagttgaacgacagtccccgagtcgatCTCATCTTCTTCGACCGATGACCCAAAACTTAC containing:
- the LOC104115970 gene encoding malate dehydrogenase, glyoxysomal-like, with the translated sequence MQNGAETYRRIATISAHLYPSPSSHQMEGGVGLSRANCRAKGGSPGFKVAILGAAGGIGQPLAMLMKMNPLVSVLHLYDVANTPGVTADISHMDTGAVVRGFLGPQQLEDALTGMDLVIIPAGVPRKPGMTRDDLFNINAGIVRTLCEGIAKCCPKAIINIISNPVNSTVPIAAEVFKKASTFDPRRLLGVTMLDIVRANTFVAEVLGLDPREVDVPVVGGHAGVTILPLLSQVKPSCSFTPEETEYLTSRIQNGGTEVVEAKAGTGSATLSMAYAAVKFADACLHGLRGDAGIVECAFVSSQVTELPFFASKVRLGRNGVEEIYPLGPLNEYERTGLEKAKKELATSIQKGVAFVKK
- the LOC104115971 gene encoding probable aspartic proteinase GIP2, producing MMSYSIYYSLFPFYCFLLIIISTNCLAKTTFHPKTLFLAVKKDPSSLQYITEIQQRTPLVPLKLAIHLAGDSLWVDCENGYKSSTYKPSRCKSKQCKLASTTQCGECLLGFVQRGPGCNKDACYNHVENPLVEILTSGEIADDVLSIQSINESFPGPVATIPKFIFSCAGSYVTQDLGKDVKGTVGFGHQSAVSVPAQFASAFKFSRKFAICLSSSTERNGIIFIGNSPYLLNSAIDASRDLIYTPILTSPYDIVRDKKSSEYYIKVSSISINGKNVPLNKTLLSLKNGFGTSISTAVPYTIMLPSIYNAITKAFVNEMPKEVRSVPPVEPFTTCFNSRDIGISRLGFNAPEINVALDKKNVNWRITGANSLVKVNEDVICLAFVERRTRDWGQGIVIGAYQMQDNLVEFDLSRRRIGFSNSLFFRQTMCSNQNYT